The following coding sequences lie in one Phragmites australis chromosome 8, lpPhrAust1.1, whole genome shotgun sequence genomic window:
- the LOC133926392 gene encoding cyclic nucleotide-gated ion channel 17-like, with the protein MLFGSRRRVEDEVALTRQRTVRFHDDRAKPVIPIHQKQAGLAASRLGLGNSGKNKIFVAGHESHDLWFNKIIDPSSDFILTWTYVFRVSCFIALFMDPLYFYVPKIVYGPTTSCIGKDRRLAIIVTVFRSIADLFYAIQIMIKFRTAYINPSSALGVFGRGDLVTDSKEIAKQYFRSDFAVDLVASLPLPQIIIWSVIPAIKYSSSEHDNDILLLVALFQYILRLYLMFSLNNKIVKVTGIFAKTAWQGAAYNLLLYMIASHVLGALWYLLSFARQTACWKKYCRNETDCHTWYLDCGVKPDPNWQNTTGVFSSCNASSQNISFDYGMFQPLLSNRTPSQSFLRKYFYCLWWGLQNLSCYGQTLSVSTYLGETLYAIFLAVLGLVLFAHLIGNVQTYLQSITARVEEWRLKQRDTEEWMRHRQLPHDLRERVRRFIHYKWLATRGVDEESILKSLPADLRRDIKRHLCLDLVCRVPFFSQMDDRLLDAICERLVSSLSTEGTFIVREGDPVTEMLFIIRGKLESSTTDGGRMGFFNSITLKPGDFCGEELLGWALVPKPTVNLPSSTRTVKAILEVEAFALQAEDLRFVASQFRRLHSRKLQHTFRYYSHHWRTWAACFIQHAWRRYKRRMAKHLNMRESFSSMRSYEGDASPEQNLALKRGTHIIKELPKFRKPSEPDFSAEHDD; encoded by the exons ATGTTGTTCGGGTCCAGGAGGAGGGTGGAGGACGAGGTGGCGCTCACGAGGCAGAGGACCGTGAG ATTTCATGATGATAGGGCAAAGCCAGTCATACCTATTCACCAGAAGCAGGCAGGGCTAGCTGCTAGCAGGCTCGGCTTGGGGAATTCAGGGAAAAACAAGATTTTTGTGGCAGGACATGAGTCACATGACTTGTGGTTCAACAAGATTATTGACCCATCAAGCGATTTCATCTTGACATGGACCTATGTCTTCCGTGTATCATGCTTCATTGCTCTATTCATGGACCCTCTGTATTTCTATGTGCCTAAAATCGTTTATGGTCCAACCACCTCTTGTATCGGGAAGGATAGGCGCCTAGCCATCATCGTTACTGTCTTCAGATCAATTGCCGACCTCTTTTATGCCATCCAAATTATGATAAAGTTCAGGACTGCATATATTAATCCAAGCTCAGCGTTAGGGGTTTTCGGTCGAGGAGATCTCGTCACAGATTCTAAGGAAATAGCAAAGCAGTATTTCAGATCTGACTTTGCAGTTGATCTAGTGGCTTCTTTGCCTTTGCCACAG ATCATTATTTGGTCTGTGATACCCGCTATCAAATATTCTTCGTCTGAGCATGACAATGATATACTGCTTCTGGTTGCTCTTTTTCAGTATATTCTAAGATTATACCTCATGTTTTCATTGAATAATAAAATAGTCAAAGTTACTGGGATTTTTGCGAAGACTGCTTGGCAAGGAGCTGCATACAATCTGCTGTTATACATGATTGCTAGCCAT GTCTTAGGAGCACTATGGTACCTGCTATCCTTTGCTCGCCAGACCGCGTGTTGGAAAAAATATTGCAGGAATGAAACTGATTGCCACACCTGGTACCTTGATTGTGGTGTAAAACCAGATCCGAATTGGCAAAACACGACTGGAGTCTTTAGTAGCTGTAATGCTAGTAGTCAAAATATCAGTTTTGACTATGGTATGTTCCAGCCATTGTTATCCAACAGAACTCCTAGTCAGAGCTTCCTGAGGAAGTACTTCTATTGCCTTTGGTGGGGCTTGCAGAATCTAAG TTGTTATGGCCAGACATTAAGTGTGAGTACCTATCTTGGTGAGACACTGTATGCTATATTCTTGGCGGTGCTTGGTCTCGTCTTGTTTGCGCATTTGATTGGAAATGTCCAG ACCTACCTGCAATCTATCACTGCAAGGGTTGAGGAGTGGAGACTAAAGCAGAGAGATACCGAAGAGTGGATGAGACATCGACAACTTCCCCATGACTTAAGGGAAAGGGTGAGAAGATTTATTCATTACAAGTGGCTTGCAACTCGAGGTGTGGATGAAGAATCTATATTGAAGTCTCTACCAGCAGATCTTCGCCGTGACATCAAGCGTCACCTTTGCTTGGATCTTGTTTGTCGG GTCCCATTTTTCTCCCAGATGGACGATCGACTTCTTGACGCCATATGTGAGCGTCTTGTATCTTCCTTGAGCACAGAGGGCACATTTATTGTCCGTGAAGGCGACCCGGTGACTGAGATGCTTTTTATCATTCGTGGGAAGTTGGAAAGCTCCACCACAGATGGTGGCCGGATGggcttcttcaattcaatcaccCTCAAACCTGGTGATTTCTGCGGTGAAGAGCTCCTTGGATGGGCTCTTGTTCCCAAGCCTACTGTTAACTTGCCATCATCCACTCGGACAGTCAAGGCAATTCTTGAAGTGGAGGCGTTTGCTCTCCAAGCCGAGGACCTCAGGTTCGTTGCCAGTCAATTCAGGCGTCTCCACAGCAGGAAGTTGCAGCACACATTCCGCTACTACTCTCACCACTGGAGGACCTGGGCGGCATGCTTCATCCAACATGCTTGGCGCCGCTACAAGAGGAGGATGGCCAAGCACCTGAACATGAGGGAGTCGTTCTCCTCCATGAGATCATACGAAGGCGACGCTTCACCCGAACAGAATCTCGCGCTCAAGAGAGGAACCCACATCATTAAAGAACTGCCTAAGTTTAGGAAGCCTTCTGAGCCAGATTTCTCAGCCGAGCATGACGATTAA